A stretch of the Balaenoptera musculus isolate JJ_BM4_2016_0621 chromosome 18, mBalMus1.pri.v3, whole genome shotgun sequence genome encodes the following:
- the LOC118884403 gene encoding protein ILRUN-like: MEGMDVNLDPELMQKFSCLGTTDKDVLISEFQRLLGFQLNPAVCALFLDMTNWNLQAAIGAYYDFESPNISVPSMSFVEDVTIGEGESIPPDTQFIKTWRIQNSGADAWPPGVCLKYVTGDQFGHVNMVMVRSLEPQEIADVSVQMCSPSRAGMYQGQWQMCTATGLYYGDVIWVILSVEVGGLLGVTQQLSSFETEFNTQPHRKVEGNFNPFASPQKNQQSDENNLKDPGGSRFDLISKNTWSSAPNQTEQDENRLSQNSVNLSPSSHSNNLSVVTYSKESPLP, translated from the coding sequence ATGGAGGGCATGGACGTGAACCTGGACCCCGAGCTGATGCAGAAGTTCAGCTGCCTGGGCACCACCGACAAGGACGTGCTCATCTCCGAGTTCCAGCGGTTGCTCGGCTTCCAGCTCAACCCGGCCGTCTGCGCACTCTTCCTGGACATGACCAACTGGAACCTACAAGCAGCAATTGGCGCCTATTATGACTTTGAGAGCCCAAACATCAGTGTGCCCTCTATGTCCTTTGTTGAAGATGTCACCATAGGAGAAGGGGAGTCGATACCTCCTGATACTCAATTTATAAAAACATGGCGGATCCAAAATTCTGGGGCAGACGCCTGGCCTCCAGGGGTTTGTCTTAAATATGTCACGGGAGACCAATTTGGACATGTGAACATGGTAATGGTGAGATCGCTAGAGCCCCAAGAGATTGCAGATGTCAGTGTCCAGATGTGCAGCCCCAGCAGAGCCGGAATGTATCAGGGACAGTGGCAGATGTGCACTGCTACAGGACTCTACTATGGAGATGTCATCTGGGTCATTCTCAGTGTGGAGGTGGGTGGACTTTTAGGAGTAACGCAGCAGCTGTCATCTTTTGAAACGGAGTTCAACACACAGCCACATCGCAAGGTAGAAGGAAACTTCAACCCATTTGCCTCTCCCCAAAAGAACCAACAATCAGatgaaaacaacttaaaagaCCCTGGGGGTTCCAGGTTCGACTTGATCAGCAAAAACACATGGTCTTCCGCTCCTAACCAAACCGAGCAAGATGAGAATAGACTCTCACAGAACTCTGTAAATCTGTCCCCCAGCAGTCACTCAAACAACTTATCAGTAGTGACTTACAGTAAGGAATCTCCTCTACCCTAG